ATTTTCGAAACTGAACCTGGAATCGGGAGCAACTGATTTGGGACATCGATTCCAAGGTGATCTTTGACGCTGTAGCCCTTCCCTACGACCGGAAGCCGAACGTAGGTTGATGTTGGCTGACTCTGGGGGTTGTACAACGTCAGGATGAAGATCGTGGAGTTTTCCGTGGGTTCGCACGCGCTGATGTTCAACAAGAGGCAGCTTTTGAAGGCTTCCTGCTTCCCCGGATGTTCTTGGGTGGACAGCTGGGATATCGACTTTGACGTGATGTTCTCTCCTCGGGTTATCGCCTCGTGCAGAAATTTCGCATAGTCGTCGGCGACGTGCTGCTTCTCCGTTCCTGTTATGGCGTCGTGGTGCTGCATGACACCCATCACCTCCCGGAAGAACTGGAGATCTTCGTCGTCTGTTTGGTTGGACAGGACCTTCAGCTGCTTCGCCACCTGGAGGAAGTTGTTTCCGAGACGCTCGAAGTACTTGAGAGTTGGACGGGACGTGTAGTAGCCCGTCCAGAAGGAACGCTCGTTGTGACTGTAGGGGAAAAAGTCGTCGGATTTTGTGGTCCAGGTTTTGTTGGCCTCGTTCAAGGATTTTGCGTAGCACGACGGGGTCGAGTAGAAGACGTTGACCTCTTTACCGTATAGTTCATTCGTGTATCTGCGAGTTTGAGAAATGTTTTAGTTTGAGAAATGTTTTAGTTTTAGTGCTTCAGAGGATTTTACAAGGGACTTGGGACGGATTTCAAACCTTATCAACTTGTCCATGTTACTGAAGTAGTTCTCCGCCTGCTGATAATGAAAGTCGTCTCCCATTGTCAGGATTATATTGTTAGTTTGGTAATGCGATGCCTGTCTCAGGATGTAGCTGTAGAAGTCTTTAATCTGACGGAtgggagaaaatttcaattgttgtTTTTTGACGTGTTAGGAAACACAAAATCTAGGGATTAGGACTTGGTATACCTTGCGTTCAGTATATTTACTTCCATTCTCGGATTGATCATCCAACGTGCGGTTACGACACAGTATATCAAAACAGAATCCAGAAGGTGCACTATAATGATTATATAATGCCACTGAGAATAAATTCACTTTTTCACCTAGTAATACATATTTCCAGTGAATTAAGAATACACGTTTCAGTGGTAGGATTTaatgtgaagaaaaatttccattaacgATTATCTGATACGTTTGGAGTCCCACAGCGCTCGCCACGGGAAATCCGGGCCCTCCCATTTAATCTCACCCTTTTGAGAGATATGTAATTCATCGAATACTCCAAAATTTCAACTAGTGCGAAGGAATCGCCTCCTTTTAGAGCTTAACACACTATTAAGTCCTGACTATCCTCAATCCGTAATATCCGTCATAATACTCGCAACATCTTGATGAACTAAATCCCAACATCATTACAATATTTCCCAATAATCgactttcaattaaaatattttcctgtaaATAAATCCCTGGAGACTGTCCCAAACGTTCGAGTCCCTTCAGGTTCTTCCAGATCTTCGGACCCACGCGATCACTCTCTACCCCCTCACCAATCAAGGAATCATCACGTGACCGCCCCTAATATGCGTTATTTACCGTCTgattctgacaatttttttcggacATTTTGAAGGACAATTTTGCCAGAACGTTTTTGTTCCGGAAATTTTTTCCACGACATTTTCTCCGGGATATTATGACATGGAATCGAGCTATCGGTCGTTAACggtaatggaaatttttcttaaaccATAGAAGGGCCATCGATCTACCTAAATTGGGACTAGACTTCCAAACGAATTCGGCAGTTTTCTCGTTCAACCTGTGGGCCTTGTCCTCCCAATCCAGACGCGCAAAGAAGATGGCGTCGAAGCCGAACTGAGCGAAGATCGACGCTTGCTCCCGAGAATGACCGAAGGAATCAATTTGCCAGCCAATCTTCGGTCTCGCGCATTCGCCGAATGTGTCGTTCAGCCGTCTGGAATTGATGGATGAATGATTCCGACTTGAAAATTCCGCGAAATCGTAGATTAATGTCGCACATACCTGAATCCCCAGGTGGATTGATCGATGATCGATTGATAATGCGTCGTTGCCTCGTCATTCATGCTCCATGCGCCGCCGATAATCTCCAGACGACCttcatttatgaattttctcaCTTCTCGCTGGACCTCTGCATCTTGGAGATTCCACCATTTCCATAGGTATGCGGTCTCGACGTAGATAAATCTTGGGAATGGAGATGATATGCCGTTAAGTGTTGGATCGATTGGTCGTATCTCATCCAATGACATTGATTACGAATCAGAGTTTGCGGAGGAATGAGTGGGGGGAGTGATAATGATTGAATTGTACCTTCTTTGGGGGTCTTTCCTCAACGACTGGATCACGGTATCGATGATTGATTGAACGTTCGCTATCTGGATCTCTTGACGGGCTTCAAACAGGCATATCACGCGCTTTTAGTATTTGGCATTAAGAGATAACGATGGTGTGGTAAATCGTTATTGGGTATTTAAATGCAATAATTggatttcagaaatttttcttttttttcataagtAACAAATTAATTCCAGGGCAGATTCAGAGTTATTTGTTTATGAGAAATTGTATTCAGATCCAGGGGATTTCTATTCGTAATATGAGAGggtttataattaaatattttcacggaaaatttttcagaggaaaaattgaaaataaaaattgaaaaaatttcgtttATCGAGAATAGTTGCTCTCAGTTTTCTGTAGAGTTTATAAAACTTCTCTGATCaatatatattgaaaaatcgaactACATTTGTaactgaaattttattgaaatggtTAAAGTGCTGTGTAAAACCGTTGACTTTATCTTCTGAATTCCTTGAGAATTTCCCTGAACTTCTATATCGACGAGATAATCTCACTTTCAAtagaacgcgaaaaaatgaTTAGCGAAAACTCcattcataattttcctaGAAGAGATATATACTATCGATAAAGATAGAAAACcacaaattattaaaaatccactcatAGTTCATAAACGATCTTTGAACAAAGCTGGTACCACCGAAAAATCCTAAcaaattttccatcaattttttttcgtcttgagcttttcttcatcaatttttcaataaacaaatgcgaaaaaaatacaacaaatGATCTTAcatccataaaaatattgatcaaTAGTCTTCAGCCATCCGACATCGTCATGCGAATGTGGGACAAGATGAACATTCAATTTATCGGGTTGAGTTTTCGGACAGCCCTGTGCAGCACaaataaatacaataaataattccattaATCGAATTAACGATCGCGATAATCATTAATAATTGGAATCGCCCCTTACAGCATATCCGCAGGTGAGTGCCGGTTTTTCCTCGTCATTTATCCGCACAATTCCCCCCTGAATCACCGCTAAACCATAACACAACGTCAAAAGAACGCGAAATAGGCTGTGCTGCACAGCCATAATCACTTCTTCTTCGGGAGACAAGCGACACTGAGTTTCGAGATAAGGGAACTAATGGTCTTATACGGTTGCTGGTTTGTATAACCCGTTAACAACGTATATGTACACATACAACTCATGAATTGAAGAATATGGGTGGGAATTTCGTCATCGAAACGCGCTGATACTGCCGATAGATTATCGAAGAGCGCTGATGATCAACATCTGATGCTCgcgagtgataaaaaatttgtgaTAACGGGGAATAGCGAAAGATTTTAAAGTAAGAAATGTGGAATAGGGTAACGTGATATGATGAGTATTTTTTCTAAATGATTAAAGAAAGTGGGTAAAAATAAAGGggacaattttgctgattCAGGGAATGCAAAAATTTCAGGGGATGGAAGGGGTAAACGTCGTTgtctgcgaaaaaaaaatgatgatattACTTGCTAATTAGGATGAGAGGGGCCAAGCCCCCCTGGGTTAATATGCGAAGCGAGTGAGGAGGCTAAGCCCCTCTGTGTCAGCGAGGGGGTTGAGCCCCCCCCTCGGTTGATGAGCGGAGCGCGCGAGGGGCCCAGCCCCCTTTAGGGAATTAATGATCGGAGCGAATGAGGGGCACAGCCCCCTAGTGGAAAGTATTTAAAAGTGTATGGATTTCAGggctcaattaattaaaaataaaatggagaaaGAACTGAAGATTATTAATTGGAGGTTGTGGAACTCTGATCGCacgtttttttgtttaatgtcCAGTTTATGGCAGAATTGATTTTTGGtgtgtaaaaaatattacagcCGCAGTGCAGTAAATAATTGGGCTCATATTTCTCCTCAAGAATATACCAATTATACATGTATTAATAGTGGTCAGTCATTTATGGATATCACGACACTTCACCATTTGTTTATGTGCTATTAACGTCAATTAATTAGTAAATTGAGTAGACCGTTGAATTAATATCGTGTCACCACGAAATTAATACTGTTTctgtataaataattgaaatgaatttttatgtatCGCAGttgagaataaataatagtCGCTCCCTTGGGatggacatttttattttttcaaaaataaattataaaacgcGTCAGACATAATTGCATCGAGTTTTCACGAGATAGCCGATtatgatgaagaaaataattcgtAGTTTGACACCTATATTTCACTTTATCACTTCCTCTTGAAGCATGTTACCGCGTTGAAGTAGCAGCGCCAGTAGACGCTACCGTTGGCCGGCCCTCGTCTCTGCAGGTCCatctgaaaatgaaaaattaatttaattttaacgatttttttttaaattttaaattaaaaaaaaaatcattgacgtatatctcttaattaaaaaaaaaattgtaaaaattcaaactcatttgcaatttttatttctagaaCATGTGACGTAAAATCGAAGTCTACCTGatcaatatatttatatataattgTGTGATCGATAACTCTATCATACCCCGGTTTTGCTCCCTCCAGGTTGTGGTCCGATCAAAGCTCCAACTCTCGGCTTTGTCCTGAGCAGTTCCTTTCCACCTCGCGAATCGCCTATTCCCTGTTCGTCAACGGCTTTTTGAAGGGCCACCATCAATCTGTCGAGAAGGAGTGCAGCTCTTTTTTCTTCTACCTGCaaaccattaattaattatttttgcaagtctcaattaattttaaattccagCCGTTCTCTCCCGAGTTCCCGTCTTacatgttattattattattattaattacatgttattattattatcaattattactgattaattatttatttaatccaCCTCCTCTGACATTCCAATAATCGGCTCATATTCTTcacaaattaatgattaaaaacGAAATTGATTTCAAACTTCGACACTTTGAATCCTTCAAACTTACAAATTCCATTACCAGAATGAAGAGGGGCGTAAGTGCCTCGATAAACTTCAACATTTACCAATAAACTTCTccatgattaattaaataaaacccAAGAGCCACCGTCAGACATTATCAAATATAACAAATTGATTCGTCTTCGAGAGCgctaaagaaaatattttttttcctaatgACTAATGACAATCATATCAATCATGAAGTCTTCGTACGCTGTGGGCCCCTCCTGTTTCCCCGAAACTTTTCCCAGAACAAACGAAACGAGCCCTTATGACGTCAAATTACTCTCGATGTACTGCGGTAAGTGGAAAAAGCCATTTCCATCAGACACGTGATTCCAGGAGGGATACGACGGGGTGGGACATCATCTGGTGCTATTTGCGTTTTAGAGCCGTCGACGTAtcgatttattcaatttttcctagTGATTTGCTCGCTGTTTGGGGGTGGGGAGGACAGGGATAATTGTGAGAGGCCGATGGGAGTGATGAATgaacgataaaaataatgatctcGTAGGTCGACGACGGTCTATCGACTGCAATCGCGATTTCCTACTGCAATGATTTTGCAACCGGGTGTTTGGTCTATTCCGGTCAATGGAGAATATTAGATAGTGGGAGCTCATGTGATTTTgctaaatttcaaatttctcgaattataaaattttgcgTTGAGAGAATTCCTCTGGAATTTTGGTGTtgtggaatttttgaaaaagttctctgagaatttataaatattttgagaatAATCGAAGTATCATTCGCAGTTCCGACGGTTTTTTATGAAATGTTTGAATCGCAAATTCAAATTTCTGGAATTCGTAAATTTCATGTTCAGAGAATTCCTCTGAAATATTgaagtaattgaattttacagAGAAAAgggatttttaattcaaatttatttacttgTGAATGAATTCCACTTCACGACTTCATTCGCCgtgtttattaatttcataaataaataaagacgtgaataaatgaaatgagTATAACCGGAAAGTGTAGGTTCGTCAATAAAACATCTGGCGAATGGCCACAGTTATCGTCCCGAGATTTATAACGGCGTTGGCAATGGAGCAGTCGGTAAATAGCAATAAGTTTATTTAATGTTTTCTCAAATTGGCTTTTCAAGTTCTATGATTTCCCGAAGGACGCGTCTGCGATCGAAGGTAAACATAACGAGTCATAGCATTATTTACAATATCGTTTTATTACGAGGTAATAAGAAGCGATGATTAATAATTCGTTCGTTGGATTGAGAGGGAATCGAATGGATcggaattttagaaaattccagtcaTTGAAAGTTTGGAGAGAAATTTAGCAATTGCCAATGTTTAAGGGAATGCAAAGAAATaggaaattcaatggaattcaggggattagagaaaaaatatgtcaCCGCTAAAGGattcgaaaaaattctagCAAAATTTAAAGAGTTTCTTGGAATTCCTGAAGAATCcagaaattttctataaatttcgagtaaattgaaaaattgtgttttGAGATTTTTAGGAACATCTGACACGTTTTGCAATAGTTGAAGGGAATTCCGCGATTGTCTAGAATCCTCAACTTCTAAATAATTTAAGGAAATTCGCGGAATTTGTTTTTGTCTGAATCtccgaatattttcaaatctcAAGGAAATTCAAGGGATTGTTCGATATATAAAGGTAACTTTCTAGAAGAAGCGATTGttttaagaaaattccagaCAATTCCGAGGAGTTCTGGAAAATTAAAGGAAAGCTCAggaattcattaaataaatcaatcacctggatttttttttccgagtaATTTCCTCTGAATTTTCCTGTGCGCATAATTTTCTCCGTAAAATCCATTGAGTTAAAAAGCAACTGTCTAACGTCGTGATATTTTTGAAGGATGTAATCCCCGTTAACATAACAATGGCCACGAT
This genomic interval from Diachasmimorpha longicaudata isolate KC_UGA_2023 chromosome 4, iyDiaLong2, whole genome shotgun sequence contains the following:
- the LOC135161759 gene encoding uncharacterized protein LOC135161759 isoform X1 encodes the protein MGMSVVTVIFMVILVVTTTVARVLPKRSLADNLSESYDYEDYSGKQERHPVEEKRAALLLDRLMVALQKAVDEQGIGDSRGGKELLRTKPRVGALIGPQPGGSKTGMDLQRRGPANGSVYWRCYFNAVTCFKRK
- the LOC135161754 gene encoding lysosomal alpha-mannosidase-like, with amino-acid sequence MAVQHSLFRVLLTLCYGLAVIQGGIVRINDEEKPALTCGYAGCPKTQPDKLNVHLVPHSHDDVGWLKTIDQYFYGSRQEIQIANVQSIIDTVIQSLRKDPQRRFIYVETAYLWKWWNLQDAEVQREVRKFINEGRLEIIGGAWSMNDEATTHYQSIIDQSTWGFRRLNDTFGECARPKIGWQIDSFGHSREQASIFAQFGFDAIFFARLDWEDKAHRLNEKTAEFVWKSSPNLGEKVNLFSVALYNHYSAPSGFCFDILCRNRTLDDQSENGSKYTERKIKDFYSYILRQASHYQTNNIILTMGDDFHYQQAENYFSNMDKLIRYTNELYGKEVNVFYSTPSCYAKSLNEANKTWTTKSDDFFPYSHNERSFWTGYYTSRPTLKYFERLGNNFLQVAKQLKVLSNQTDDEDLQFFREVMGVMQHHDAITGTEKQHVADDYAKFLHEAITRGENITSKSISQLSTQEHPGKQEAFKSCLLLNISACEPTENSTIFILTLYNPQSQPTSTYVRLPVVGKGYSVKDHLGIDVPNQLLPIPGSVSKIPGRNSSASRELVFRAADIPPLGYQSYHISEKVGENVTDEVTPAAEVSSIGRNHNISVHDNGNVIIEWKNQDLRIIQSMNYYDGGKVFFSSGAYLFRPQNSTLHSFSYNGSFRFYKGALVEELHLTINDYVSEVVRVYDQEDKVEVEWMVGPIPVNDDVAKEVVVKYSSNLESKGCFYTDSNGREMLKRVRNSRPTWNISMLLEPVAANYYPVTTKMSLVDEGRKLRLSVLNDRAQGGSSINDGELEVMLHRRLLRDDRLGVGEVLNEEAFGAGLVARGVHHLVGSNLTDLDGAAAKEKSAAKGLAMRPWVFITPVNVTFAEWKNNHRMQFKGLNKNLPRNVHVLTLEPWKEGQVLLRLEHLFEIAEAKDLSKAVEVNLLDLFANLVIKEVRETTLGANQWIEDMHRLKWVIHTNEVHEELEKQNGTLPVVNGTMVVLLRPMEIRTFIISIK
- the LOC135161759 gene encoding uncharacterized protein LOC135161759 isoform X2, with translation MGCSIVISAFLMSIFVISYSHAHVIDPLLRSQHVRLNSIAADLVEEKRAALLLDRLMVALQKAVDEQGIGDSRGGKELLRTKPRVGALIGPQPGGSKTGMDLQRRGPANGSVYWRCYFNAVTCFKRK